In Lathyrus oleraceus cultivar Zhongwan6 chromosome 2, CAAS_Psat_ZW6_1.0, whole genome shotgun sequence, the DNA window acttatttgcatcgacttcatgcatagtgtgtgcttaggatggtgctgactgctagataaactacttaaggaatattaaaggatagaatttaaggctacgacatgacaagtactcaaatcgatcttatactagggagatttaaggtgttaaaacgataccgatcttgtaAAGTTTTTCTAAATCTCTATAATTCAACCTATGTTTTATTTACagtttagaattttcaaaagatgtactATATTTCTAAGTCAAGATTTTCGCAAAAATTTGGTATGGCTTAAGCAAATGGGAGAATCAGTAAACAACGaaaaccacgcataaagactcgacagTGCAATGATATTTGACTCAACTAACACTTAACAATTTAAcaaaggaaataacaataattaaatctacctagaaagcgataaataaaagcggtaaagcttcctcccccatacttaaactgAGCATTGTCCCCAATGCAACGACCTAAGATATGAAAGAAAGGTAGAACCTGGGTAGCCTGCTACTGGCGCCTTCTGCCACGTGTTCGTCCACGTCCACCATTTCCAGGCTGGTGAGGTGGCGTACCCACATAAGAGGCATAGTCTTGTAGATCTTCCATACGAACTATCAATGTTTCCATTTCATCGATCAAACCAGGCATGTTTTATTCAATCCTGAAAGCGTAATCATGCCGGTGATGCAGCATCTGGCGAAGGATTTGCATCAATTCTGTTTGTtgagcttccatgttttggatTTGTTGGTCACACTGAGCGTCTAATTTGCTATGCCGCAACAATTCAACATAGATGTCATCAAGAGTGGCAGGTGCCATATTTCTTCTTCCGGGTCTTTGGCTGGATgatgtacctgcaacattttcaGAAGAAACCTGTGTGGTGTGTGGGTATGTGTCAGTAGCGGGAGCAACTTGCTCCTGAACATAATCTTCATCGATGTCCCCGCCAGCAGTTACATTCTCAGGAATGTGCGCGAGGACTTGGTTAGGCACTGAATCATGAATATAACAATAATTGTCTGGGTTGCGCACATAGATGTGAACTGGGTTAGGGAGGATGAAATCTTGAAAAACACTATTGACAAAAATTAGGTGAAATTTATTGTCTTGCCTTCATTTTAccaatttcatgctccttgtCATGTCAATGTAAATGGAACGAGGCGGGAGCTGTGTTAGGCAAGAGAATTTATCTTCGAGTCTAAGGACTCGGGCTATtgaggttattaaacctccaaaaacAATTGATCCTCTTCTCACGTTGACTATGGCCTGCATGTGAGAGAACACGAAAGGGACAATATTTACCTTTTGTGGCACAAAAGTGGCGAACAGATAAAAGGATTCTTTCTCGTTCACCTTGTTGGAGTTGGATCGGCAAAAAATGGTGCAAGCCAATATTTGGAGGAAATAATGGATAGCCGGATTTTGAATAAAAGTGGCTCTGTTTCCCTCAAAACTGTGTGTTATTGTACCTGTTATTACCCTCAAGAATAGTTGAAAGGCATGCTGCCAACCCGCAGTGGCTGGTACCTCGCTTACTACATCATTCCCATGGGGTAATTGTATCAAGTCCGCTAGTTGGGCAAAGGTAAAAACGTACTCTACATTGAACAAGTGAAACTGGGTAGTCCCACTGGAACAGTTTGTGTTGGGGGCGGGACTAAAAATAAGCGAACTAAGAAATTCTAGTGTTAGTTGAGCCTATATCGGGTCTTTAAAAGATAGGAAATAATTTAAACTTAAAGTATTTATCATATGATTAACACTATCAGCGTACCTTGTTGACTCTATTTCTCTTGCGCTTAGAGCTGTGTAAATTTCTTCCTGCAATTCACCTGGTTCGCCAGCTCTGAACAATATTTCGTATTCGCGCCTTTGTGCCACGACCAAAATTCACACTACTCATGTATGTAGTAAGAGTGTAGCAAGAAGGAGGAGAATTACGTTTATGAAAGGTGTGTTTTATGAGGTTAATTTGCTTGTTTATATAGAGGTAAGGGTAGTTGGAAAATAATTAATGGAATAAATTTCAATGAATGATGTTAAATGCATCGGTCAAAGTATTGAAAGTGGTTGAAGAGGGTTTAATACTTTGTCTGGCATGCATGGGACAAGAAATTATGGAATTGATGGCACACAATATGAGGAATAAGGAGTGTGGCAGGAGCCACTTTGTGAGAGTGTGACGGGCTCCACTATGACTATGAGGGTGTGGCGGGCGCCACAATGTGTAAATGGGCGCCATAACCTAtgtgtggcaggcgccacatgTAGTGTTATGTGTGTTCCCCATGTATTATCTTTTGACCCTGTATTTTCTTTATTGACCACAACTTTTGCATGTGAATTTATTTGACCAACAATTAAAAGTTGTTGAATAATTAGGTGGAAAAAAaaataagaaacaaaaaaatTGAGAATTAAATAGGGCATGGTAGAATGAAACTAAAACATAAAATCGAAAGAGAAAAGAATGAGGTAGATGGAAAAGAATAACATAGATCATTTgtgaaataattaaaaattcCTAATGTGTAAAAACAACAAGAAAAACCAAACATGAAAATAAAATCTAAAATCAATGTCAGTAAAGCGGTAATATTCATATATATTAGCCATTATGGCGACTGCCGGCAGGAGGAGCTAACAAGTAGAAGTGCTGGTAAATGTGATCCAAGTTCTATGTCACTACCTCCATAAAGTCGTGGAGGTCTACGTGCAAAGTGCTCAATTCGCCTCTTAGATTGGCGATATCGGTCTGGACAGCATCGAGGACAACAACATGATCGATAGGATGCACAACAGGTACAGCAGGGGCGCATGAGTCAGCGTTAGAGAGATATGTATCATAATGGTCATAGATTTAGGGTGTCTCTGGAGGAGAGGGTGGTGCATCTGGTGGTCTGTCCAAATCAAAGAGCTAGTTTTTCATATCATATACACTCGTCATATGGTCTGGCAGGGTAAACAGGTGTACGACTTGGTTGTTAATTAGAAATTCAAACACATTCAGGCCCAGGTTTCTAATAATACCAGTGTTGAAACAGAATTGAATGTTCATTGGTCGTATTCCACCTAGAGGGTTAAGTCTAATAAGTGGTTGTCTCAGTCTAATAGCATTTACAATCATGGTCACTAGGCCCCCTATTAAGATTGGTCCATGGTTAGCTTGTGCCTTACGGTCTAAGTTGGTTATCATAAATGTAGCGGCATTAACAAGACGGGCCTGTGATGCACACTACATTATAAAGAGTTCGTCTTTGGACGCGAAGGTTATGTTTTGTTCTTTTCCAAATAgggtgtgagctaggatcttatgaaagtaacAGACGTCAGGGTTGTGGATCTTCTCAGAATGCATGAGATCCGGCTCGGGATGGTTGTTTCCTGTAATGctaccccaaaagtaatctaTTTCAAGGTCTGTAAGCAGGTCTTCCTGGGTGATGGTAAAGGCATCAGGGCCATTTGAGCATCCTAGGAGTTCATCTATTTCTCAATGATTGCAGCGATACTCAATATCAAACATCCTAAAGGTGATAAGGCATCTATTAAATCTAATACCATGGCTTGGCAAGTAAACTAGAGAGCtcaggaattctaaggttagcCTATGGTAAGAACTAAATCTTCTTTTGATAGCAAAAGTATCCCAGCCAATTTGGTTAAGTTGGAACATAACATTATCTCTTATACCTAACTTAGTCATGGTACGTCCATCGGGGTATATGGTTAGTTCCATCTCTCTCTGAGCTAGAGCCTCAAAGCGTCTCCTTTGACCTCTGCCTCTGAAAACTATATCCATGTAGTCTACTTGTTGCATCGTGAAAGTCAGTAGCTAGATAAATTTAAGTAGACAATAACATTAAGTTAGTAATGGttaataataaagaaaaatacCGAGTGACTTTATGAAagagaagaaagaaaaaaaatggaTAGATAAAAAATGACATTAATAAAATAGGAAATATTCGCTATGTTTTACGTCGATAGCGCGACGACTCGGGAGTGTAAGTACTCATGGTGGTCCTTTCGAGGATGAATCCTCgtcaaacttttaattatcctCGATTTCCATGTCCACTTATCAAGCCATCTCACATATCCATCACCTTTTTTTTCTACGAGGTAGTTTATCCTTTTGAACTTATGGTGGTGGTTCTGGCTCTATCCTGAGAGCTAGCTTTTCAAATTTGGGTTCAATTTTTTCATCCACCACCTTAAAGTCTAACTTGCCCTTTTTAATACTAATGAGTTCCCTAGTTTCACAGTCTTCTAATTTTCTCTTCTTACTCATGATCTCAAATAAAGgtgcattggtgtggatattttcCAATAACTCCTCATACCTTTCGGATTTGGGGTCTACCTTAACTTCCACAGACCTTCGCGGGAAAGGAATTGGTGATTTATAGGGAGGAGGAACAACACACAATGCTTCCTTCTCTACCTCTTCAACAACCTCCCTTTCGGGTGGTGTCGGTGGATCTTTCTCAATCTCTACTCTTTTCTCACCTGAACCCTCATCCTCATCACTCTTCTTAGAATTTTCGGTAGATTTTTCACTGGTGATTGTTACAACATCCGCATGTTTCTCAGGGAATGGTCCTAGAGGTGTCTACACAAGcagggagatttgagtctccaatgcCTCGTTGTGAGTGACGAGGGACTCGACCACAGTGTTCAGTTGCCTAAGGGTTTCATTAGTATAAAGACTTTATTTTTTAAATTCTTCATTCTGAAGAGTTTGTGTAGCCACAAAGCATTCCATAATAGATTCTATCCTAGAGTGAGTTTGCGTCGcaatgaaatcctccattaatatttccaGGTCGAATTTATAGGAATCTTGTGATTCCTCAAAATACTGGAAGTGATCATCGTAGAGAAAATTTTGGCGATACATAATAATAATGAAAAGAGTGCCTTAGTCTATACTACACAACActggagttacgatatcgactaaattagtcccTGACAACGGCGTCGAAAACTTGATCGCGTGACTAGTATGTCTATAGGattcgtgactgcaagtgcacagtcgtatcgtgtaattttaaagattatcgaactcaaaggactaataatcaaacttaccgttatctaatgttactatgtaaatctaaggaTGAGGATCTCTCTAGAAGTTGAGGGACGAAAAGAAATAACTACTAACGAAAACAGAATGTTAATATAAATATTCAATAGcgggatatcggtatgtaatacatcaaacctcggggattcgatagatagttggtgtaatcttaaacatcaaaatattcttcagtggaaattatttatttaaaagactttgtctcacactctcgtttttattaactctgaccatactcttaaATCATAATGCTTTGCTCTCGCTGTCTCATTTGAATTAAGAGTAGTttttggaaataaataaagtctaattaatcccAAAGCGCTCTCGCTGTATTTAGGATTAATGTCTAGTTTtagctatctggttaaaatctcaaactctcgtttttattgaTCGTAACATTTGTTtgctttgtactctcgtacgaattttttttttgaatttagAACAAGAAACTATAAccggaaaataatattttataaaagccaacaccaattatttacgaatctcatcgtttcgacggtctttacataccaATATCGATtggtttagccggacatggattCGTTAACAAACATgatattctgataattaaacatGAGATAAGGCGTAAACAATTAAAATAGCAATTAAAACAAAACCTGGAATATAAACCGAAAACTTGGAATGAATGTTGATTCTTGAATTCAAACAATTTTCAATTAGCAGGTATGCATTTTTATCAAAAATTTCAAAAGCACGGTAAAACATGTGGTTTAAGTGTTTTTTTCAAAAACTCCGATAAAATCATATGTAAATTGTGGATTTTTATCGAACATTTTAAAAATGCAGATAAAAATACATGGTTTTGGGAAAAAAAAAGTGATATACATCTTAAATATCTAATAAAAATTCAAAACATTAATGTAGAAAAAGACTTATAAAATACGGTATACATCTTAAATATTTGCTTTAAAAAGGCTTGAAATATCCGATTAATCACATAAATTTTCTCAAAATTCTGAAAAGTAACAAATGATATGAgatattttttttgttttttaaaaccATAAGGTAGTAATTATAAACAGATTTTTTGGGGAAGTGCTGGGTAAACTTTTGGGGTGCCAGGTTGATGAACCGCAACTGAAATCCATAAGCCCAACTAGTGTATCAACCCTCTCTAAATTTCATTTATTCCCTATGTGGCTTAAATAACTTTAAAAACATTTTAATTATTATTGATTGGATTAGAAAagacttttatttttttttacttttgtCTCACCAAATTTTCGAGTTAAATTTTTAAAAACATTTATAGCAAGAATGTTTAATCTACACTTTTTGAATTATGAATATCTATATACTATATTTGAAATGTCTTGAGCATAAAAACTATTGCATTTTATAAAACTGAATTTTTTTGATAAATTTTATAAAAGgatttttttgaaataaatttttATGTTGGATATTTGGCAACATTGATATATACGAAATATATTTTCTTATAGAATACTTTTTCTCCCCAAAATTTCTGATTAAATATATCACCAAATGTTTTACCTCtcaaaaatatttaaaacatattatttttatattaatataattatttaaattgaatCCAATATAAATGAAGTTGATCTTGAAATGTCTGATGCATCGAATTTACCTTAAAATTTGTATCAATATACTCACTACTATTACATAAATATTTTTTAAAGATTAATTGATACAttaaatttataattattttttaattataattattcGAATTCGAAATTCATACGAATGAAGTTGATATTGAAATGTGTGCGGTAATGAGTCACGTCCAAAAAGATTTTCAAGAGTGAACAAATATAATGACCATTAATATGGTTGTCACATGCTATAAGGAAAATGATTCTCTTACTCATATAATGATTGTGTTGAACTTTATATTTGTTAAAAGTATAATGAATGATAAACTTCTAATTGTATAGGGCTGAAATTTCATAGATGAATAGTGAGAACTCTATTTAGGTGATTTAACAGTGGATGGACATCCATTCTCAATTTGATGATTAAGAAATTTATAGGAATCTTTTGAGTCTAGATCTTATAACTCGAGAGAGTACGATTATTGTATGCTTCTCTCAAGATCATGGGAAGTGAAGATGTTATTTTTTTCTATTATCCTTGAGATTGTGGTCTCCTTCTTTAACTCCCCTCCTAACTAGGGGTGGCGGAACGGGTCGTGGCCCGTCGGGTCGACCCGCGCACCCGTAAAAAAATGGTGAGTTGTGTTGGGATTTTGTGCCCGCCTATCCGTTATCCCGTCCCGCTTTAATCCCGCCAAAAAAGGGCGTGTTGGCCCGTCAGCCCGCCAACCTAGTTATCAAACACTCAAAATATAGTTTTTATATATTTATTAGTGAATATATATGATATTTTTTAATGATACTTGTTGATGATtctattttatatatttattagtgaatatatgcaatatttttttaataaaatttgTTAAAAAGACGCTTTATAAAAAAATATTCTAAAAAATAAGTTAAAAGTTTAATTGAAATATAAAAATAAGCATATTAATCTATTAAAaatatgataaataaataaataaataggtgGGTAAGCCCGTCGTCAGCCAACCCGCCACCTTGGCGGGGCGAGCTATATTTTTAAGTCCAACTTCACTTGGCGGGCTTGCTCGTCCCGCCCTTTTTTTTGGTGGACTTCAGATGTGGCGGAGCGGGGAGGACGACTTGTTTTGCCACCCTTACTCCTAACTTTAGGAAGTAAGGACATGTCATTCCCCATGTCTTCTTAAGTGGGCTAGTGATGTAGCCAATAAACGAGAGTATTAGTCAATGGGCGCCCGTTGTGATAAATGGACGCCCATTGTGATAAACGGGCGACTATAAACGTTACTTTAGATGATGGGTGTTATATGCCTGCCCTTGGTGAACCTTATGTTACCTCTTGTGGATTCCTTGTAAAGATACCAATACAAACTTCAAGATGGATTCAGTTGAAAGAAAGATAGTGTACGTGTTAAAATCAACGTTCATCAGAAATCCTAATATGTCCTATGATTGACAAATCATTTTTCATAATGTCAAGAATAATGATATAACGTGACTTTATTTCGATTTCAAATATCTAAATGAAGGGACACATATATATGTGTATTCAATTATAATGGTTGTCATTTTGTTTAACACAGCATATAAAATGAAGCTCTGACTTGTTAAACATCAATTCCAAGTACCACCAAATCTTCATTAATAAAGACAAAATTCATTAAACTAATTTAAGATTCACGAGGGCATAAGGTGTTGCTGTAAGCCCTAGATGTCAATGGTTTTATTATAATTTGATAtttgtatcaaattatttattaataataataagaaatttatttattatatttcCTTTTTCAAACTAAGAAAGTTCCTAGAACAACTATTCCATTTGATGAAACATTAAGCGTGACTTAATTGTGAGATCCCATTAAATATAAGGAAATTATTCTTAAATTATTTATCGTCAAACTTTATTATGAAGTGAGATAGAAGTAAAGTATTGAGATAATTATATGgatagactgatgatcacatctcacAGATCATGGATAATTAGTTATTAAGTAATATTTATATAGGATTGACCCGCCATGAGAAAACTACATAGAATATTATGCAAGTGTCATAAGTTATCCTCACGGTGATAGATGTGTATACCATctttcgacctgaaaccactatgggCCTTAAATATGGAGTCGAATATTTTATTATCATTCAAACGTTGTACGTAGCAGGATGACCATAAATATGGTTGATGAGTACGCCACAAATCATGTTAAGAGACATGAGTGGCCTAGATTAAATCTACCATATTGCATAACATGATAAATATCTAAGGTGCCAATATTAAATTGGATAAAGGAAAAATGatctatgccttatgttcaatgTAGGCATGAGGGAAATTGTTAATCATATATGCATAAACataatcacaaaaaaaaattcttcatatcacatgacatttttgtgaGTTAGGTGATAGTGATGTGTTGTAGATACCTCACACTCTTTATTATGTTAAATAGATGATTTAATGTAATTGCAACGTCATGAGAACCTACAGAGTTCACACACATAACgacaaattgatgagagataaaaTAATAAGTGAAGCTTATTCGATTGTACAATCTTGCATTTTATAAGCGTTAATTAGAGGAACACATTACACTGTAAGATACAATGTACTTAAATGAAATACATAACACTATAAGGTATATTGTACTGGAAGGGAACATAGTATCATAATGTGCAATGTACTTAAATGGAATACAAAACATCataaggtacaatgcacttaagtggaatatgGTGCACCATAAGGTACAATGTGTGGACCTATGTGCTTCTAGATATTATTAAGGTGATACaaagttgtggtatttattgataGAAAAATTACAACtattttgttttgattatgaCAACACCTGATATCCAATGATATCTAGTCAAGTCTTTATCTCTTGAAGATAGCTCAAGCAGAGAAATATGCTCAAGATGTTTTATCAAGCTACACTTCTAAAGATTCTATTTAAAATCAAGTCATCTCTTTGAAGTCAACACATATATCCAACGATATTCAAATGAAGACTTATGTTTCAAGGTTCTCTAGTGGTTTCATCTCTCAACTCTCTGATGATTGTAATAAACTTGAAGATATCTCAAACTTCATCATGCTAGAAGATTCAAGGTTATTGTGTGTTGCTAA includes these proteins:
- the LOC127123331 gene encoding uncharacterized protein LOC127123331; the encoded protein is MYRQNFLYDDHFQYFEESQDSYKFDLEILMEDFIATQTHSRIESIMECFTPLGPFPEKHADVVTITSEKSTENSKKSDEDEGSGEKRVEIEKDPPTPPEREVVEEVEKEALCVVPPPYKSPIPFPRRSVEVKVDPKSERYEELLENIHTNAPLFEIMSKKRKLEDCETRELISIKKGKLDFKVVDEKIEPKFEKLALRIEPEPPP